The Polyodon spathula isolate WHYD16114869_AA chromosome 3, ASM1765450v1, whole genome shotgun sequence genome has a segment encoding these proteins:
- the LOC121309286 gene encoding C-C chemokine receptor type 4-like, with protein sequence MFFILARHVGENGKDKQPLSLPFWSSYAAVSHWVFGAPLCKIVSGFYHIGFYSGIFFLTIMSIDRFLAIVHAVTAMKFRSASHGVFVSAAVWAVSFCASLPTIVFSQVKNESGLSTCNSEYPEGQNVKWKLINNLEVNILGLLLPFFIMVYCYSRIIQTLRVCRSYKKEKAVRLIFIVVIVFFLFWTPYNIVIFMKSLQIFDFFGDCDSSNNLEIAMQCTETLAFVHCCLNPVIYAFAGQEFKKCVRKMLYKLTSYCFACTQCKMLSSAISEPMSSTYSRSSGEPCVTTVL encoded by the coding sequence CCTCTTTCCCTTCCTTTTTGGTCTAGCTATGCTGCAGTTTCTCACTGGGTTTTTGGAGCGCCTCTGTGTAAAATAGTCAGTGGATTTTACCACATTGGTTTCTACAGTGgcatttttttcttaacaatTATGAGCATTGACAGGTTTCTGGCAATAGTTCATGCAGTAACTGCTATGAAATTTAGGTCAGCAAGCCATGGTGTCTTTGTGAGTGCCGCTGTATGGGCAGTAAGTTTCTGTGCCTCACTCCCTACAATTGTATTCAGTCAAGTGAAAAATGAATCTGGACTATCAACATGCAATTCTGAGTATCCGGAAGGGCAGAATGTGAAATGGAAACTGATTAATAATCTTGAAGTGAACATATTAGGCCTTCTTCTTCCATTTTTCATTATGGTGTACTGTTATTCAAGGATCATTCAAACATTACGAGTGTGTAGGAGTTACAAAAAGGAGAAAGCAGTCAGGCTCATTTTCATTGTGGTAATCGTGTTCTTCCTGTTTTGGACTCCatacaatattgttatttttatgaagTCGTTAcaaatttttgatttttttggggaTTGTGATTCAAGCAATAATTTGGAAATTGCGATGCAGTGTACTGAAACTTTAGCGTTCGTCCACTGTTGTTTGAATCCAGTGATCTATGCTTTCGCTGGCCaggagtttaaaaaatgtgttaggaaaatgctttataaattgaCATCATATTGTTTTGCTTGTACACAGTGTAAAATGCTTAGCTCTGCAATATCAGAGCCTATGAGTTCAACCTATTCAAGATCAAGCGGAGAACCTTGTGTCACCACAGTTCTATAG